One window of the Roseovarius sp. THAF9 genome contains the following:
- a CDS encoding META domain-containing protein, with the protein MRGLLTVPLVVSLLSCSGDETLSGHGAADKTWQLTEIDGTAFDATATITFPEEGKIVGQAPCNRYFAAQLQPYPWFEAAEIGTTRRACPELDHETAFLDALGAMSLAEVTQTTLILSTPEGREMIFRAGE; encoded by the coding sequence ATGCGCGGCTTGCTGACGGTGCCGCTGGTGGTGTCCCTGCTGAGTTGCAGCGGCGATGAGACCCTCTCGGGCCACGGCGCGGCGGACAAGACGTGGCAGCTCACGGAAATCGACGGCACCGCCTTCGACGCGACCGCCACCATCACCTTCCCCGAGGAAGGCAAGATCGTCGGGCAAGCGCCCTGCAACCGCTACTTCGCCGCGCAACTGCAACCCTACCCGTGGTTCGAGGCCGCCGAAATCGGCACCACCCGCCGCGCCTGCCCCGAACTTGACCACGAGACCGCGTTTCTGGACGCGCTTGGTGCGATGTCCCTGGCCGAGGTCACGCAGACCACCCTGATCCTCAGCACTCCCGAGGGCCGAGAGATGATCTTCCGCGCCGGCGAATGA